The nucleotide sequence TCTTGGACGCAGTTTCTATTTGCTCTGGTGCGGTGAATCGCTGACGGTAGTGGGCACCACGATGATGGGATTTGCCCTGGGTGTCTGGATCTATTCCCACACGGGCTCAGCGATGGCATTTTCCAACGCGATATTGGCGACAACGTTGCCGGCGCTTGTGTTTTTGCCGTTGGCGGGAGGGTTGGCCGACCGGATCAGTCACAGAGTGATCATTGTCTGCTGCGATGTGATCCTGACCTTGCTGCTTTTCGGGGTTATTGTGTTGCTCTGGCTCGATCACCTGGAACCCCTGCATCTGTACATCTTCAATTGCCTGGCTTCAATCGTCGCCGCTTTCCGCAAACCGGCTTATCAGGCGGCCGTCACGACCATTGTCGCGCCGCAGAAATTCACCCGGGCCTCCGGGCTGATCAGCATCAGCAAGAACGTTTCGGCATTGGTAGCGCCGCAACTGGCGGGGATCATCATGGCCAAGGCTGGCCTGTCGATGATTCTGGTTCTGAACGTGGTGACTTTCTGTTCCGGCACCGTACTGGTGGTCAAGGCGTTTTCCCATGCGTTGCACACCTCGCAGCGCCAGCACGTTGTCGGTAAGGGATCGGTGTTTCGCAGCGTGCTGCGCAACATTGCCTCGGCGTTGAAATTCCTTTCTGTCGATTACCTGATGGTCTGGTTATTGGTTTACACCGTGGCACGCAACGCGCTTCTTTCGTTGGCGACGGTGATGATGACGCCGTTGGTGTTGTCTACCCTCAGCAGTCAGATGCTGGGCATGGTTTATACATGGTCGGCCCTGGGAGGATTGTTCGGCGCCGGATTGCTGATTCTTATCGGCAACCCGCGCAGGTTGATGGCCTTGGTGGGAGTGGCCGATCTGTCGCTGGCAATCTGCGTCATCTCATTGGGAGGGGTTCTGCACCCCGTCGCCTATTGTGTCCTGGCGTTCTTCGCCATCACTTCGGCCTGTGTCGCTGAGGCTTGCGTGAGCTCGCTGTGGATGCACAAGATCCCTAGCGGTAATCGCGCCAGTGTGTTTGCGCTGATCAATATGTTGACCATTGCCGCCACGAGCCTGGTGATCTTCGTCGGTGGTTTACTGGTGGATCACTGGTTCCAGCCGGCTCTGGTATCCGGTGGTCTCTACGCTGATTCGATCGGCCTCTGGCTGGGGGTGGGCGCTGGACGTGGCGTAGGAATGCTGTTCGTGGTTGCCGGTGCGCTTTTTGCACTTCTTCCTTTGGGCATTCTGCTCTATAGGCCGATGCGGCGTCTGGCCGAGGCGCAGCCGCAAGCGGAAACCGTACAGGCGAGCGACAGCCCCTCGGTCAACGCCTTGTGATAGCGGACATGGCCTGTTGTACCGGATTCCCGTGACAGACAGGCCGGGGGCGCTGAGTCAACCTTTACCGAGTCTCTGCCGGACCAGCACGCGGGTCTGGCAGAACGGTATTTGCATCGCCATCTGAATCGACACCCCCCGATACAAGGAGCACCTTATGCGCCCGCCGTTTTATGAGATCAGCCGTTTTCCCAAGCTTGTGGAGCTTGCCGACAACTGGGAAGTAATTCGTGAAGAGTTTCTCGCCCTCGATGCGCCGACCCTGTCCATCAACCGCGTGGGCAAGTCGATCACCCAGATCGTCGATGAGGTCGCCGCGCATATGAAGGCCGGTGGTCAGTATGGCTGGCTCTGGGGATGGGGCGACAACATGGAAATCAAGCCAGAGTGGACGCAGTACGGCCTGGTTGCCTATGACACTCCGATTCCTTATGCCCGTGCCGCCATGCCTCGGACCATCGAACTGTTGAGCAAGCTTCCCGGTATCAAGCTCTGCGCCTTGCTGCGCATGGAGCCCAGCGTATTCGTCAGCACCCATGCCCACACCGGCACCTGGGAAGAAGGTCTATTGCACATGCAACTGACCATCGACGCACCGACGACCGATAACTACTCTTACCTCAACGTCAAAGGCAGCTTCAACCAGAGCACCAACGGCAATCTGGTGATCTTCGATGGCTCGCTCGATCATTTCGCCGTCAATGCCTCAAGGGCCTACCGCACTGTTTTGTATCTTGAGTTCCATCGCGAGAAGCATATGGCTGCGTGAGGTCGAGCTGGTTTGATGGGGGGAGTCTGCTCGCAAAGAGGGCATGTCAGCGGACATCACCGGCCGGCTGAAGCGACGCCATCGCGAGCAGGCTCGCTCCCACAGGGCTTTGCTATCGGCGAGTAAATGCCGTATCCCCAGACTTACCGTACGAGCGAAGGCATTGGTTCAGCTTGCATCCCCTGTTGAATGTGCTCACCGCCATCACGGGCAGCCTG is from Pseudomonas sp. B21-056 and encodes:
- a CDS encoding aspartyl/asparaginyl beta-hydroxylase domain-containing protein, which gives rise to MRPPFYEISRFPKLVELADNWEVIREEFLALDAPTLSINRVGKSITQIVDEVAAHMKAGGQYGWLWGWGDNMEIKPEWTQYGLVAYDTPIPYARAAMPRTIELLSKLPGIKLCALLRMEPSVFVSTHAHTGTWEEGLLHMQLTIDAPTTDNYSYLNVKGSFNQSTNGNLVIFDGSLDHFAVNASRAYRTVLYLEFHREKHMAA
- a CDS encoding MFS transporter, with protein sequence MNLRSAHWRFDLGRSFYLLWCGESLTVVGTTMMGFALGVWIYSHTGSAMAFSNAILATTLPALVFLPLAGGLADRISHRVIIVCCDVILTLLLFGVIVLLWLDHLEPLHLYIFNCLASIVAAFRKPAYQAAVTTIVAPQKFTRASGLISISKNVSALVAPQLAGIIMAKAGLSMILVLNVVTFCSGTVLVVKAFSHALHTSQRQHVVGKGSVFRSVLRNIASALKFLSVDYLMVWLLVYTVARNALLSLATVMMTPLVLSTLSSQMLGMVYTWSALGGLFGAGLLILIGNPRRLMALVGVADLSLAICVISLGGVLHPVAYCVLAFFAITSACVAEACVSSLWMHKIPSGNRASVFALINMLTIAATSLVIFVGGLLVDHWFQPALVSGGLYADSIGLWLGVGAGRGVGMLFVVAGALFALLPLGILLYRPMRRLAEAQPQAETVQASDSPSVNAL